From Paenibacillus graminis, a single genomic window includes:
- a CDS encoding AraC family transcriptional regulator, whose translation MEINLLTDTFELWKGKNGFANTPHEHADWYQVTLPVQGTCDLLQNRQTYLLQPGEGLLQHPGTEHSFQVGALAAVIVIKFRGSLLNHKSLGGSQEYRLARNFNPEEITELFRNWSYELLGNETDALMVQQMEFQVQLYLERLLQDDGESDRPGLHNSVSRPYTSDPHMIRVIDYLHTCYRTAVDIESMAAIALQSRYHFIRSFKQLTQLTPYQYVLRLRIDEAGKRLRLSEESVTDISFSLGFSSVTQFYRTFLRLKGMTPAQYRKLTKI comes from the coding sequence ATGGAGATTAATTTACTGACCGATACCTTCGAGCTGTGGAAAGGCAAAAACGGTTTTGCGAACACTCCCCATGAGCATGCGGACTGGTATCAGGTCACCTTACCCGTACAAGGGACATGTGACTTATTACAGAACAGGCAAACCTACCTTCTGCAGCCGGGTGAAGGTCTGCTGCAGCATCCCGGAACCGAACATTCTTTTCAGGTGGGAGCCCTAGCGGCTGTTATCGTGATTAAGTTCCGCGGCAGTCTGCTGAATCATAAGTCGCTTGGAGGCTCACAGGAATACAGGCTGGCGCGGAATTTCAACCCCGAAGAGATCACTGAGCTCTTCCGCAATTGGTCGTATGAATTGCTGGGTAATGAAACGGACGCTCTAATGGTCCAGCAGATGGAGTTTCAGGTGCAGCTGTATCTTGAGCGGCTGCTGCAGGACGACGGGGAATCAGACCGGCCCGGCCTCCATAATTCTGTCTCTCGTCCCTATACGTCTGATCCCCATATGATCCGGGTAATAGATTATCTGCATACCTGCTACAGGACTGCTGTTGATATTGAATCCATGGCTGCCATTGCCCTGCAGAGCCGTTATCATTTTATCCGTTCATTCAAGCAATTGACGCAGCTCACGCCTTATCAGTATGTACTCCGGCTTCGAATAGACGAAGCCGGAAAAAGGCTGCGGCTATCCGAAGAATCGGTAACGGACATCAGCTTCAGCCTGGGCTTCTCCAGTGTTACACAGTTCTACCGGACCTTTTTGCGTTTGAAAGGCATGACCCCGGCGCAATACCGCAAGCTTACGAAGATTTAA
- a CDS encoding ABC transporter substrate-binding protein, giving the protein MRKSRGLLLACSLLLAGLTAGCGRGTDDAGGIKTVHIYQFKVEISEALAKLKTEFEKEHPDIRLEIQSVGGGSDYGASLRAKFSSGDEPDIFTIGGNNERDMWLEYLEDLSGEAWAKDVKPLAAEQMTVDGKLYGMPMNLEGYGFIYNKDLFKQAGITQKPLTLTALREAAEKLKAAGITPFANGYQEWFVLGNHNVNVAFAQQPDPESFIAGLTDGSKKFAGDPVFSRWLDLLDLTVEYGNKNPLSTDYNTQVTMVASGEAAMMQQGNWTQGQIDGINPDLNLGILPMPMDDTPEDNDKLYVGVPSNWVVNKFSPVKEEAKLFLDWLVTSETGKRYITKEFQFIPALDSIKGTEEDLGTLGSEVLEYTDKDQALTWNWSRLPNGMPQELSSSIQGYLGGKLTKEGMLKEFQVNWDNLSVQ; this is encoded by the coding sequence ATGAGAAAAAGCCGTGGACTTCTCCTCGCATGCTCCCTGCTGCTGGCCGGGCTGACAGCCGGCTGCGGACGCGGCACGGACGATGCGGGCGGGATCAAAACCGTGCATATCTACCAGTTCAAGGTCGAAATATCCGAAGCGCTGGCTAAGCTTAAGACCGAATTCGAGAAGGAGCACCCGGACATCCGGCTGGAGATTCAGAGCGTCGGCGGCGGCAGCGACTATGGCGCCTCCCTGCGGGCGAAATTTTCTTCCGGGGATGAGCCGGATATCTTCACCATCGGCGGCAATAATGAACGCGATATGTGGCTGGAATATCTGGAGGACCTGAGCGGCGAAGCGTGGGCCAAGGATGTGAAGCCGCTGGCCGCCGAACAAATGACCGTAGACGGCAAGCTATACGGCATGCCGATGAATCTGGAAGGATACGGCTTCATTTATAATAAGGATCTGTTCAAGCAAGCCGGAATTACCCAAAAGCCGCTCACGCTGACCGCGCTGCGGGAGGCCGCCGAAAAACTGAAAGCCGCAGGCATCACCCCTTTTGCCAACGGGTACCAGGAATGGTTCGTGCTCGGCAACCACAATGTGAACGTAGCCTTCGCCCAGCAGCCCGATCCTGAAAGCTTTATTGCCGGTCTCACGGACGGCTCTAAGAAATTTGCCGGAGATCCGGTTTTCTCCAGGTGGCTCGACCTGCTGGACCTGACGGTGGAATACGGCAACAAGAATCCGCTCTCGACTGACTATAATACCCAGGTCACCATGGTGGCCAGCGGGGAAGCGGCGATGATGCAGCAGGGCAACTGGACCCAAGGCCAGATCGACGGCATTAATCCGGATCTGAATCTGGGCATCCTGCCGATGCCGATGGACGATACACCGGAAGATAACGATAAACTCTATGTAGGGGTTCCAAGCAACTGGGTGGTCAACAAGTTCTCCCCGGTTAAGGAAGAAGCCAAGCTCTTCCTGGATTGGCTTGTTACCTCGGAGACGGGCAAGAGATACATCACGAAGGAGTTCCAGTTCATCCCTGCGCTCGACAGCATTAAGGGTACCGAAGAGGATCTGGGTACCCTTGGTTCAGAGGTGCTGGAATATACGGATAAGGATCAGGCCTTAACCTGGAACTGGTCACGCCTGCCTAACGGCATGCCGCAGGAATTATCCAGCAGCATCCAGGGTTATCTCGGCGGCAAGCTGACCAAAGAAGGGATGCTGAAGGAGTTCCAGGTCAACTGGGATAATCTCAGTGTGCAGTAA
- a CDS encoding helix-turn-helix domain-containing protein: MDISQYENLVPQVFLFVDRKCFPDWEIARSPIDFHDLTFILEGRADYYINGRKFTVEAGDMLYAPAGSIREAQTCKQSPMHSYAFNFCWEGPDNHVQLPFHTVTRNRRTKEIMDDIRDFSHVWMGKQPLYRMKARAIFQLIVYRLLSIAHHQEAPLVDPRVHKVMAYIMDHYSENMSISKLAAGVGLNPVYLGKLFKQNTGFTCKEFMNKVRVNNAEMILSAGGFNVSEVAEHCGYHDVAYFSNVFKMIKGYPPSSALK, translated from the coding sequence ATGGACATTAGCCAATATGAGAACCTTGTGCCACAGGTTTTTCTGTTCGTCGACCGCAAATGCTTTCCGGACTGGGAGATTGCCAGAAGCCCCATTGATTTCCATGATCTGACGTTCATCCTTGAAGGCCGGGCGGACTATTACATTAACGGCCGGAAATTTACGGTAGAGGCTGGCGACATGCTCTATGCGCCTGCTGGCAGTATCCGCGAGGCCCAGACTTGCAAGCAATCTCCAATGCATTCCTATGCCTTTAATTTTTGCTGGGAAGGGCCGGATAATCATGTCCAGCTGCCTTTCCACACGGTTACGAGAAACCGGAGGACCAAAGAAATTATGGACGATATCCGGGATTTCTCCCATGTGTGGATGGGCAAGCAGCCGCTCTACCGGATGAAGGCCCGGGCTATTTTCCAGCTGATCGTTTACCGGCTGCTTAGCATCGCCCACCATCAGGAGGCACCGCTGGTTGATCCGAGAGTCCATAAAGTGATGGCCTATATCATGGATCACTATTCAGAGAACATGAGCATTTCCAAACTGGCCGCTGGGGTCGGCCTGAATCCCGTATACCTGGGCAAGCTGTTCAAGCAGAACACCGGCTTTACCTGCAAGGAATTCATGAACAAAGTGCGGGTAAACAACGCGGAGATGATTTTGTCGGCAGGCGGTTTCAATGTGTCAGAAGTCGCGGAGCATTGCGGGTATCATGACGTTGCCTATTTCAGCAATGTATTCAAAATGATAAAGGGCTATCCCCCGTCATCTGCGCTGAAATAA
- a CDS encoding SDR family oxidoreductase has protein sequence MNILITGAGRGLGAELVAEALDRGHGVIAGVRHPELAQEPLAQLAAIHGDKLTIAALDVTDEGGIASLAASLKGQGRTLGGIINNAAVLNARDTQIEALDLQDMLTTMDINLYGPMRVVKHFLPLLTESECSIINISSEAGSISNAYPGDYPYAISKTALNMFSQQLHVYLRERGVQVLSVHPGWMHTDMGGAEAPTDPRSSAGGIISLMEQRNAPQGRFMFLDYTGKDMDI, from the coding sequence ATGAATATTCTAATTACCGGTGCCGGGCGGGGTCTGGGGGCTGAGCTGGTTGCCGAAGCGCTGGACCGCGGGCATGGAGTCATCGCCGGGGTCCGCCATCCTGAACTGGCACAGGAACCGTTGGCTCAGCTTGCTGCAATCCATGGAGACAAGTTGACCATAGCGGCCCTTGATGTTACAGACGAGGGCGGAATTGCCTCATTGGCCGCCTCGCTGAAAGGACAAGGGCGGACACTCGGCGGGATTATTAACAATGCGGCGGTCCTGAACGCCCGTGACACGCAGATTGAAGCGCTGGATCTGCAGGATATGCTGACCACGATGGATATTAATTTATACGGGCCGATGCGGGTGGTGAAGCATTTTTTGCCGCTCCTCACGGAATCCGAGTGTTCGATCATCAACATCTCGTCCGAAGCAGGCAGCATCTCGAATGCGTACCCTGGTGACTATCCTTATGCCATTTCCAAAACGGCGCTGAATATGTTCTCACAGCAGCTGCATGTATATTTGCGGGAACGCGGCGTACAAGTGCTCAGCGTGCATCCCGGCTGGATGCATACGGATATGGGCGGGGCAGAGGCGCCGACAGACCCGCGCAGCAGTGCCGGGGGCATCATTAGCCTGATGGAGCAGCGTAATGCTCCACAAGGCCGGTTCATGTTCCTTGACTATACAGGCAAGGACATGGACATCTAG
- a CDS encoding ABC transporter ATP-binding protein codes for MIIDVHNVTWTKGVHTLLNGINWTVRPGEHWALLGLNGSGKTTLLNMITGYLWPTSGSISVLGERYGEVDLREMRKSIGWVSSSLQEKLYGTDRTQNVVISGKHATIGLYEHLTEQDTVRAGELMKQLGCFHLWDREYRTCSQGEKQKLLIARALMADPRVLILDEPCNGLDLFSRERLLDSIRELALSKEMPTLIYVTHHTEEILPVFSHTLLLRRGQVVQSGLTPEILTASVLSDFFESEVIVDRHGERVYVRAAQD; via the coding sequence ATGATTATTGATGTACATAATGTAACGTGGACCAAAGGCGTCCACACCTTGTTGAACGGGATTAACTGGACTGTACGTCCAGGTGAGCATTGGGCTCTGCTCGGCTTGAACGGCTCCGGCAAAACCACACTGTTAAATATGATCACCGGATATCTCTGGCCCACATCCGGCAGCATCTCAGTGCTGGGTGAGCGTTACGGTGAAGTGGACCTGCGTGAAATGCGCAAATCCATCGGCTGGGTAAGCTCCTCCCTGCAGGAGAAGCTCTATGGCACCGACCGGACACAAAACGTTGTCATCAGCGGCAAACATGCCACAATCGGCCTGTATGAGCACTTGACCGAGCAGGATACCGTGCGTGCCGGAGAGCTGATGAAGCAGCTGGGCTGCTTTCACTTATGGGACCGGGAATACAGAACCTGTTCCCAGGGCGAGAAGCAAAAGCTGCTGATTGCCCGTGCGCTGATGGCAGATCCCCGGGTCCTGATCCTGGACGAGCCCTGCAACGGGCTGGACCTGTTCTCCCGGGAGCGGCTGCTGGACAGCATCCGTGAGCTGGCCCTTTCGAAAGAAATGCCGACGCTAATCTATGTTACCCACCACACTGAAGAAATTCTGCCTGTATTCAGCCACACTCTGCTGCTGCGCAGAGGACAAGTGGTGCAAAGCGGCCTAACCCCAGAAATTCTAACCGCCTCGGTGCTGAGCGATTTCTTTGAATCCGAAGTGATCGTGGACCGGCATGGAGAACGGGTCTATGTGCGTGCTGCTCAGGACTGA
- a CDS encoding VOC family protein, producing the protein MSGWLGNHLITQIGILVNDIEKVSGAYADFFGLEKPDIVVTDTADMAKTRYNGVATEARAKLAFFDMGSVQLELIEPDHQPSTWRDYLNEHGEGPHHIAFVVEGMKEKIMLLEGKGFPLQQKGEYTGGRYAYMDTFKELKVLVELLENDNKV; encoded by the coding sequence ATGTCAGGATGGCTGGGCAATCATTTGATTACGCAGATTGGAATTCTGGTGAACGACATTGAGAAGGTTAGCGGGGCGTATGCTGACTTTTTTGGGCTGGAAAAGCCGGACATTGTCGTGACCGATACGGCAGATATGGCCAAGACCCGATATAACGGCGTGGCGACGGAGGCGCGGGCGAAGCTTGCTTTTTTTGATATGGGTTCTGTGCAGCTGGAGCTGATTGAACCGGATCATCAGCCGAGCACGTGGCGGGATTACCTCAATGAGCATGGGGAAGGACCGCATCATATTGCTTTTGTCGTCGAAGGGATGAAGGAAAAGATCATGCTGCTCGAAGGCAAGGGCTTCCCGCTTCAGCAGAAGGGGGAGTATACCGGAGGGCGTTATGCTTATATGGATACGTTCAAGGAATTGAAAGTGCTGGTGGAACTGCTGGAGAATGACAACAAAGTATAG
- a CDS encoding carbohydrate ABC transporter permease gives MDLKKRSRLMQQFIFVGPTSLFFFVIVLIPFFLGLYYSFTSWNGISRHVEWTGLRNYIHIFTKDPSFLNSFWFTARFTFFGLVLTNLLGFMLAYVLTRKLFTRNLLRTVFFVPHVIGGLLLGFIWQFIFVRGFASVGQATGWSFFNLPWLGTGATSFWAIVIVFVWQNAGYLMVIYISAINNVPQGLIEASKVDGAGRMQALRHVTLPLVMPAVTVCLFLSISWSFKLFDLNLSLTKGGPFKATESVALNIYNEAYTISRFGMGSAKAMIFFVIVAIISLLQVRATKKREVEL, from the coding sequence ATGGACCTTAAAAAAAGATCACGCCTGATGCAGCAGTTTATTTTTGTCGGGCCAACTTCCCTGTTTTTCTTTGTGATTGTATTGATTCCATTCTTTTTGGGGCTTTATTACTCGTTTACCAGCTGGAACGGAATCTCGCGCCATGTCGAGTGGACCGGGCTGCGGAACTATATCCATATTTTCACCAAGGACCCTTCCTTCCTGAATTCATTTTGGTTCACGGCCAGGTTCACATTTTTCGGCCTGGTACTGACAAATCTGCTTGGCTTTATGCTCGCCTATGTGCTGACCCGCAAGCTGTTTACGCGCAATCTGCTGCGGACAGTGTTTTTTGTCCCCCATGTCATTGGCGGCTTGCTGCTGGGGTTCATCTGGCAGTTTATCTTTGTTAGAGGATTCGCCTCGGTGGGGCAGGCTACCGGCTGGTCTTTCTTCAATCTGCCTTGGCTCGGCACGGGAGCTACATCGTTTTGGGCCATTGTGATCGTTTTTGTCTGGCAAAATGCGGGTTATCTGATGGTGATCTATATCTCGGCTATCAACAATGTTCCGCAGGGCCTGATCGAAGCCTCCAAGGTGGACGGAGCCGGACGCATGCAAGCCTTGCGCCATGTTACCCTCCCGCTGGTGATGCCGGCTGTAACCGTTTGCTTGTTCCTCTCCATCTCCTGGTCCTTCAAGCTGTTCGACCTGAACCTGTCGCTGACCAAAGGCGGCCCCTTCAAAGCCACCGAGTCGGTCGCGCTCAATATTTACAATGAAGCCTATACGATCAGCAGGTTTGGGATGGGTTCGGCGAAAGCGATGATTTTTTTCGTGATTGTCGCCATCATCTCGCTGCTGCAGGTTAGAGCGACCAAGAAAAGAGAGGTGGAGCTGTAA
- a CDS encoding glycosyl hydrolase 115 family protein: MIPKHPSDTPAAGAPKIPQEVEQLEPAQRKEFTFVKEGKAAPIYIDPKGEDYAGLRRAAGSFAADVHLVTGTQPDICSETCKLDGTAVIAGSIGSNELIDRLIAEGTLDVSGIQGKRECYRIQMVERPVAGVEQALVIAGSDKRGTIYGIYSISERIGVSPWVYWADVVPEKQPLLAISASLLNITSKEPSVKYRGIFLNDDWPSLGSWVTQAFGDFNEEFYDKVFELILRLKGNYLWPAMWSAEFSLNGTSSPLANARHAEEYGIIMGTSHHEPLFRAGSEWQKVYHQYGTSNLWDFARNREAITAFWEDGIKRNGSFHNLITLGMRGEADSALEGSDRENIELLKDIILTQKALLKKYHLEHEPQILAVYKEVEKYWYGTAGVEGLKDWDVLNDVIILLADDNFGNLRKIPAARGQRRGAGWGMYYHFDYHGGPFSYEWVNTIPLEKVWEQMSMAFDYGIRDVWIVNVGDLKPMELPVSYFLDLAYDFEAWGTNAANRTGEYTKRWVEQQFGHTLEPGTVEGIAQILSGYTRMNGRRKPEIVTPATFSLLHYHEAGRVLKQAAELEQAADTFYALIAEQHKDAYYQLVYYPAAASANVVKMNIFAGLNRLYAERGSVLANTYANLVKDAIGRDQHLQKVYNHGISGGKWQGMMSSAHVGYVHWDAEGWKYPEVSTLAPVDGPLMIVDVEGTEQGYVSGTASLPAFTNLLKETYDITISNGGETGFEYQAECSADWIRLEQTRGWIDTGTTIQAAVDWDKLGLGEAASGEITLSGAGTAVRVKVAVDWTSLQDVPPMTFIEAHQVVSIEAEHAMSRVSRSGVEWRIIGNYGRSLSSLKMFPDGVSFAQPEQAPYLEYRILVRQDGEYTLTAYIAPTNNLSPASGLKYAVSLDNGTPVAADALPVGYEGGNHDHEPWCRAVMDNIHTSVTSHELAKGLHTLRFYGLDAGLVLQKLVLSAAPLPYSYLGPEESFYTGHAGH; this comes from the coding sequence ATGATACCAAAGCACCCATCGGATACACCGGCTGCCGGAGCGCCAAAAATCCCGCAGGAAGTGGAACAGCTGGAGCCCGCGCAGCGCAAGGAATTCACATTTGTGAAGGAGGGAAAGGCAGCTCCAATCTACATAGATCCCAAGGGAGAAGATTATGCCGGGTTGCGCCGGGCCGCCGGATCTTTTGCGGCAGATGTACACCTGGTGACCGGAACACAGCCTGACATTTGCTCCGAAACCTGCAAGCTTGATGGAACGGCAGTCATCGCCGGGTCCATTGGCAGCAATGAGCTGATTGACCGGTTGATTGCGGAGGGGACTCTGGATGTATCCGGGATCCAAGGCAAAAGGGAGTGCTACCGGATTCAAATGGTTGAACGGCCTGTTGCAGGAGTGGAGCAGGCACTCGTTATTGCGGGCAGTGATAAGCGGGGAACGATCTACGGCATCTATTCGATCTCTGAACGGATCGGGGTCAGCCCCTGGGTCTACTGGGCGGATGTTGTCCCGGAGAAGCAGCCGCTGCTGGCTATTTCTGCAAGCCTGCTGAATATAACCTCTAAGGAGCCATCCGTAAAATACAGAGGTATTTTTCTAAATGACGACTGGCCGTCGCTTGGCTCTTGGGTGACTCAAGCGTTTGGGGATTTCAACGAAGAGTTTTACGACAAGGTATTTGAGCTGATCCTCCGGTTGAAAGGGAATTATTTATGGCCTGCGATGTGGAGCGCTGAATTCAGCCTGAACGGCACAAGCAGCCCGTTGGCTAACGCCAGACATGCTGAGGAGTACGGCATCATTATGGGGACCTCCCATCATGAGCCTTTGTTCCGGGCGGGCAGCGAATGGCAAAAGGTGTACCATCAGTACGGAACAAGCAACCTGTGGGATTTTGCCCGGAACAGAGAGGCTATCACCGCCTTCTGGGAAGACGGAATCAAGCGCAACGGAAGCTTCCATAACCTGATCACCCTCGGGATGCGGGGGGAGGCCGATTCAGCACTGGAAGGCTCTGACCGGGAGAATATTGAGCTGCTTAAGGACATCATCCTGACGCAAAAAGCGCTGCTGAAGAAATATCATCTGGAGCATGAGCCGCAAATCCTGGCCGTCTATAAGGAAGTGGAGAAGTATTGGTATGGCACCGCCGGGGTAGAGGGCCTGAAGGATTGGGACGTCTTAAATGATGTTATCATTCTGCTGGCGGACGACAACTTTGGCAATCTCCGCAAAATCCCGGCGGCCCGCGGGCAGCGCCGCGGCGCTGGCTGGGGGATGTACTACCATTTTGACTATCACGGCGGTCCGTTTTCCTATGAATGGGTGAACACCATTCCGCTGGAGAAGGTCTGGGAGCAGATGTCCATGGCGTTCGATTATGGCATCCGGGATGTATGGATCGTCAATGTCGGGGATCTGAAGCCGATGGAGCTGCCGGTATCCTACTTCCTGGATTTGGCGTATGACTTTGAGGCGTGGGGCACGAATGCGGCCAACCGGACCGGAGAGTATACCAAGCGGTGGGTGGAGCAGCAGTTCGGCCATACTCTGGAACCGGGTACAGTAGAAGGAATCGCCCAGATATTATCCGGTTACACCCGGATGAACGGACGGCGCAAACCGGAAATCGTCACGCCCGCAACCTTTAGTCTGCTCCATTACCATGAGGCCGGACGGGTCTTGAAGCAAGCGGCAGAGCTTGAGCAGGCTGCGGATACTTTTTACGCGCTGATTGCCGAACAGCATAAGGATGCCTATTATCAGCTTGTCTACTATCCTGCGGCAGCTTCAGCTAATGTGGTCAAAATGAACATCTTTGCCGGACTGAACAGACTATATGCAGAACGGGGCAGTGTGCTTGCCAACACCTATGCGAATCTGGTAAAAGATGCGATCGGACGGGATCAGCACTTGCAGAAAGTCTATAACCACGGCATCTCGGGAGGCAAATGGCAGGGCATGATGAGCTCGGCTCATGTAGGATATGTCCACTGGGATGCGGAGGGATGGAAATATCCGGAGGTGAGCACGTTAGCCCCTGTCGATGGTCCGCTGATGATTGTTGATGTGGAGGGAACAGAGCAAGGATATGTATCAGGGACGGCCAGCCTCCCGGCATTTACCAATCTGCTGAAAGAAACCTATGACATTACGATCAGCAATGGCGGAGAAACGGGATTTGAGTATCAGGCGGAGTGCAGCGCAGATTGGATCAGGCTGGAGCAAACCCGGGGGTGGATTGACACGGGAACGACCATTCAGGCTGCTGTGGATTGGGATAAGCTTGGGCTTGGGGAAGCGGCTTCTGGTGAAATTACGCTCTCGGGCGCGGGAACAGCCGTGAGAGTGAAGGTAGCTGTGGATTGGACCAGCCTTCAGGATGTGCCGCCGATGACTTTTATTGAAGCCCATCAAGTCGTGTCGATCGAGGCGGAGCATGCCATGAGCCGTGTATCGAGGTCCGGGGTAGAGTGGAGGATCATCGGGAACTATGGACGCTCGTTATCCTCGCTCAAAATGTTCCCGGACGGGGTGTCTTTTGCCCAGCCGGAGCAGGCACCTTATCTGGAGTACCGGATTCTGGTGCGTCAAGATGGGGAATACACCCTGACAGCCTATATTGCCCCGACGAATAACCTCTCACCGGCCAGCGGATTGAAATATGCAGTAAGCCTGGATAACGGAACGCCGGTGGCTGCAGACGCCCTTCCGGTGGGCTATGAGGGCGGCAATCATGATCATGAACCATGGTGCCGGGCCGTGATGGACAATATCCATACTTCGGTCACTTCCCATGAGCTGGCCAAAGGGCTGCATACGCTCCGATTCTATGGCCTGGATGCCGGACTGGTTCTGCAAAAGCTGGTTTTGTCCGCTGCTCCGCTGCCGTATTCATACCTGGGACCTGAAGAGAGCTTCTATACAGGGCATGCCGGACATTAA
- a CDS encoding carbohydrate ABC transporter permease: protein METTAKKFNVSLLLAELLMILLALVFLVPFYFLLANSVKSYSEILSDSAALPSVLQWNNYAEAWKATDFPHAFLNSLVVTVTSNVLLAFLCSMCAYKMVRNNSRYNRMLYVALVAAMVIPFQAIMIPLVQIVSRLGVMDSTAGLILAYLGFGAPMTVFLFHGFVKSVPVDIEEASRVDGSSPYGTFFRIVLPLMQPIIVTVIILNTLWIWNDYLMPSLILQDPVLRTIPIATYSFFGQYTKQWDLALPGLVLGITPVVIFFLLMQKYIIEGIAQGSVKG, encoded by the coding sequence ATGGAGACTACCGCCAAGAAATTCAATGTTTCCCTGCTGCTGGCCGAGCTGCTGATGATTCTGCTCGCTCTTGTATTTCTGGTTCCTTTCTATTTCCTGCTGGCCAATTCGGTCAAAAGCTACAGCGAAATTCTATCGGATTCCGCCGCGCTTCCCTCTGTCCTTCAATGGAACAACTACGCAGAAGCCTGGAAAGCTACCGATTTCCCGCACGCGTTCCTGAACTCTTTGGTGGTCACCGTAACCAGCAATGTGCTGCTGGCCTTCCTCTGCTCCATGTGTGCCTATAAAATGGTCCGCAACAACAGCAGGTATAACCGCATGCTCTATGTGGCTCTTGTAGCGGCGATGGTCATTCCTTTTCAGGCAATCATGATCCCGCTGGTGCAGATTGTCAGCCGCCTGGGTGTGATGGATTCGACCGCCGGCCTGATTCTGGCCTACCTCGGTTTTGGTGCCCCCATGACTGTCTTTCTCTTCCATGGTTTCGTGAAATCCGTTCCGGTCGATATTGAGGAGGCCTCGCGGGTGGATGGAAGCAGCCCTTACGGCACCTTTTTCCGGATTGTGCTGCCGCTGATGCAGCCGATCATCGTGACCGTCATTATTCTGAACACCCTGTGGATCTGGAATGATTATCTGATGCCTTCGCTTATTCTGCAGGACCCGGTGCTCCGTACCATACCCATCGCCACTTACTCTTTCTTCGGGCAGTATACGAAGCAGTGGGATCTGGCGCTTCCGGGTCTTGTGCTCGGAATTACACCGGTGGTTATCTTTTTCCTGCTGATGCAGAAGTATATTATTGAAGGCATTGCCCAAGGCTCTGTCAAGGGCTGA